The Natrinema saccharevitans genome includes the window AGCGGGCGAGACGAGCCAGGACTGTATCGCCCTGCCGCGCAGCCCCGCGGACCGGGTCGACGCGCCGCTGGTCGATCTCGGCTACGGGCTGCCCGCCGACTTCGAGGCGGCCGACCTCGAGGGAACGATCGTCATGGTCCGCAGCGACGTGCCGGACTACTACGACCGATATCTCCACCGCCGGGAGAAGTACTTCCACGCGATCGAGAACGGCGCGGTCGGGTTCGTCTACCGCAACCACGTCGAGGGCTGTCTGCCGCCGACCGGCAGCGTCGGCTGGACGGACCAGCCGATCGGGCCGATTCCGGCCGTCGGCGTCTCGAGCGAGGTCGGCGCGCGTCTGGCCCGCCGGTTCGACGGCGACGAGATCGCGCTGTCGGTCGACGCCGATATCCACGCCGCCGAGAGTCGGAACGTCCGCGCCGAACTCGGGCCGGACACCGACGAGCGCGTCCTCGTGACCAGCCACGTCGACGCCCACGACATCGCGGAAGGAGCGATGGACAACGGGGCCGGGACGGCGATGGTGGTCGAACTCGCGAACGCCCTCGCGGCCCGGGAAGACGACCTCGAGACCCGCGTCGAGTTCGTCGCGTTCGGCGCGGAAGAGGTCGGACTGATCGGCTCCGGACGGCTCGCCGCGGCGGCCGATCGCAACGACATCAAAGCGGTCGTCAACAACGACGGCGTCGTCCGCGATCGGACGCTGTCGATCGTCACCCACGGGTTCGACGGGCTCCAGGCGGCCGCCAACGAGGTCGCGGACCGGTACGACCACCCGATCGAGACGGTCCCGACGCTCGGTCCCCACAGCGACCACTGGCCGTTCGTCAAGCAGGGCATCCCCGGCTGCCACGTGAAGGCGAAGTCAGACGGCCCCGGTCGGGGCTGGGGGCACACCTTCGCCGACACCATCGAGAAACTCGAGCCCCGAACCCTGCGCGAACAGGCGATCCTGCTGACCGCCTACGTCGTCGAACTCGCCCGCGAGGACCTGTCGGTCGAGCCCCGGGACGCGGACGCCCTCGCCGCCGATCTCGAGTCACAGGGGCTGGCCGAGGGGATGAAGGTCACCGGCGACTGGCCCTACGACGGGTAGCTGCCCCCGCAGTCGGATCGGACCGCCCGGACCGACAACCGTACGCTTTTGACCGGGCCGTGTGAACTGTCGCCCATGGATGCCGCGTGGAGCGCGAGCGACTCCCCCGTCGTCGGCGTCGTCGACCCGGAGGCCGACGGAACCGAGGACGTCGAGGCCGGCCGCCTCGAGGGGGCGGTCGCCGACGCCGGTGGGACGGTCGTCGACGGCGGACTCGAGGAGGTTCTCGCGGCCAACCCGTCGCTGCTCGTGACTCCCGGCGAAGCGGGCCTGTCGACGCTCGCCCGTGCCGGCGTCGACACGCCGGTCCTCCCGGTCGGTCCGGTCAGCGGGATCGAGTCGGTCGACCGCGATCGGCTGCCCGACGCGGTCCGGCAGGCACTTCGGGGGACGGCGACCCGACGCGAGCGACCGGTTCTCGAGGTCTCACTCGAGTCGCGTTCCGACGCGGCGAGCGAGCCGATCGATCGCGAGCGCGCGCTGTTCGACGTCACCCTGATCACCGACGAGCCGGCCCGCATCTCGGAGTACGGCGTTCACAGCCGCGGGTCGTCCGTCGCGACGTTTCGGGCCGACGGGGTCGTCGCGGCCACGCCGGCCGGCACCCACGGCTACGCGAGCGCCGTGGACGCGCCGCAGCTGTCGGCGGCCGTCGACGCCGTCGCGGTCGCGCCCATCGGCCCGTTCGTGACCCAGACCCGACGGTGGGTCCTGCCGAACGACGGGCTGGGCGTCACGGTCGAACGCGAGGAAAGCGACGTGACGCTCGTCGCCGACGGGGACGCCGTCGGCGCCGTCACCCTCGATCGGCAGGTCACCGTCGCCGTCGCCGGAGGGTTGCCGACGCTTTCGGTCCCGGCGACGCGTCTCGAGGCCGACTGAGAGCGAGCGCGAAAAACGGCGTCGGTCAGAGAGCGACCGACCGGCGCGAGACCGCTACCCGTTGTACGGCTCCTCGTCGCGGTGGTCGTTCGGGTTCTGGTTCTCGAGGGCGTCGTCCTCTCGGTCGACCGAACCCTCCTCGATGTCCCGCTCGCGCTCTCGTTCGGCCTCGCGCTCGCGGGCCTCCTGCTCCTCCTCGGTGAGCCCCTCCTCGTCGCGGGCCTCCTCGGGATCGGTCGCCTCGTGTTCGAGTTGGACGTCGCGTCCGTGTTCGTCCGTCTCGGTGTCGTCGCGCTCGTCGGATGTGTCGGACATAGTGATCCCGTCCGGGGATACCCGGGGTCCCCGAAAAGACGTTGGGCTTGCGAGGGTCGGCGTCCGTCGGTGCGCCACGGCGGCCCGCTATGGGACGGTTACCAGGGCTCG containing:
- a CDS encoding NAD(+)/NADH kinase encodes the protein MDAAWSASDSPVVGVVDPEADGTEDVEAGRLEGAVADAGGTVVDGGLEEVLAANPSLLVTPGEAGLSTLARAGVDTPVLPVGPVSGIESVDRDRLPDAVRQALRGTATRRERPVLEVSLESRSDAASEPIDRERALFDVTLITDEPARISEYGVHSRGSSVATFRADGVVAATPAGTHGYASAVDAPQLSAAVDAVAVAPIGPFVTQTRRWVLPNDGLGVTVEREESDVTLVADGDAVGAVTLDRQVTVAVAGGLPTLSVPATRLEAD
- a CDS encoding M28 family peptidase; protein product: MSEWIGNVFESDVGWDHLEALVDVGNRMAGSEGEREAAELTRGALADAGARNARLEPFEIQGWERESSAIEAGETSQDCIALPRSPADRVDAPLVDLGYGLPADFEAADLEGTIVMVRSDVPDYYDRYLHRREKYFHAIENGAVGFVYRNHVEGCLPPTGSVGWTDQPIGPIPAVGVSSEVGARLARRFDGDEIALSVDADIHAAESRNVRAELGPDTDERVLVTSHVDAHDIAEGAMDNGAGTAMVVELANALAAREDDLETRVEFVAFGAEEVGLIGSGRLAAAADRNDIKAVVNNDGVVRDRTLSIVTHGFDGLQAAANEVADRYDHPIETVPTLGPHSDHWPFVKQGIPGCHVKAKSDGPGRGWGHTFADTIEKLEPRTLREQAILLTAYVVELAREDLSVEPRDADALAADLESQGLAEGMKVTGDWPYDG